A window of the Eschrichtius robustus isolate mEscRob2 chromosome 5, mEscRob2.pri, whole genome shotgun sequence genome harbors these coding sequences:
- the RUFY4 gene encoding RUN and FYVE domain-containing protein 4 isoform X2 yields MAEEGAVFKMTSDLKAVISAILQGYARGRQPVTDASAELHRLCGCLEQLLQFDQKEQKSFLRPRKDYWDFLCMALWRQRGDTEPVHFVHSQDKLKTPLGKGRAFIRFCLAHGQLAESLQLCLLNPELTREWYGPRSPLVCPELQEDILDSLYALNEVTFDLDLQRPDLDGAWPMFSESRCSNFNWTQGRRPRKIKDSPKEISPTYGDPTGGHPEEPHTRQASSLQDAPREDRLAGLPRSQQHKHQPLFLEKKKEDPRRLGPPQSMWELEGEELQQNQEKGAPTTGIFLENSTPSIQGQGKGAKGTLKEVIGTEAEGRGVLLSAKGQRTIDGTYEGEAERSHIHRLLASSSKEMLGDAVSGSRQGGKVPSIPREFWVLQGLETKEGSTTEKPQEQIGVTTATRREEQAEMALQDMVKSLRHGLQKIKEQAQHQEQLLKEQEGELKALQEQLSRCQEERARLQAELEQKQREAERKGAMYEEELGGQRDLVRAMKRRVLELIHACLSIPLCLPLHFCVSFCSTVSCLFWFLYVYISV; encoded by the exons ATGGCAGAAGAAGGGGCTGTCTTCAAGATGACCAGTGACCTAAAGG CTGTCATCTCTGCCATCCTCCAGGGCTATGCGCGTGGGCGGCAGCCGGTGACAGACGCCAGTGCTGAACTGCACAGACTCTGTGGCTGCCTGGAGCAACTGCTGCAG TTTGACCAGAAAGAGCAGAAGAGCTTCCTGAGGCCTCGGAAGGATTACTGGGACTTCCTCTGCATGGCCCTGTGGCGGCAGCGGGGGGACACGGAGCCAGTCCACTTTGTCCACTCACAGGACAAG TTGAAGACCCCGCTGGGAAAAGGCCGAGCCTTCATCCGCTTCTGTCTTGCCCACGGACAGCTGGCCGAGTCCCTGCAGCTCTGCCTCCTGAACCCAGAGCTAACCAG GGAGTGGTATGGCCCCCGGAGCCCTCTGGTGTGCCCTGAACTCCAGGAAGACATCCTGGATTCCCTCTATGCTCTCAACGAGGTGACCTTCGACTTGGACCTGCAACGGCCAGACTTGGATGGAGCCTGGCCCATGTTCTCAGA GTCCCGCTGCTCCAATTTCAACTGGACCCAGGGAAGAAGACCCAGAAAGATCAAAGATTCCCCTAAGGAG ATCTCACCCACATATGGAGACCCCACAGGAGGCCACCCAGAGGAGCCACATACCAGGCAAGCCAGTTCTCTGCAAGATGCACCCAGGGAAGACAGGTTGGCTGGACTCCCCAGGTCCCAGCAACACAAGCATCAGCCCCTctttttggaaaagaagaaagaagatccCAGGAGGCTTGGGCCTCCCCAGAGCATGTGGGAACTAGAGGGGGAGGAGCTTCAGCAAAACCAGGAGAAAGGAGCTCCAACGACAGGGATCTTCCTGGAGAACTCAACACCTAGCATCCAGGGACAGGGGAAGGGGGCCAAAGGGACTCTGAAGGAGGTGATAGGAACAGAGGCTGAGGGCAGGGGGGTTTTGCTGAGTGCAAAGGGCCAGAGAACAATAGATGGGACTTATGAAGGGGAAGCAGAGAGGAGTCATATCCATAGGCTGCTGGCCTCCAGCTCCAAAGAGATGTTAGGGGATGCAGTGTCAGGGAGCCGTCAGGGTGGGAAAGTGCCCAGCATCCCGAGGGAGTTCTGGGTCCTTCAGGGCCTGGAAACAAAGGAAGGCTCCACCACGGAGAAGCCCCAAGAGCAAATAGGAGTGACCACTGCAACCAGGAGGGAGGAACAAGCAGAGATGGCCTTGCAGGATATGGTCAAG AGTCTCAGACATGGGCTCCAGAAAATCAAGGAGCAGGCCCAGCACCAGGAACAGCTGCTGAAGGAGCAGGAAGGGGAGCTGAAGGCACTGCAGGAACAGCTCAGCAG GTGTCAGGAGGAGAGGGCCCGGCTGCAGGCGGAGCTGGAGCAGAAGCAACGGGAGGCCGAAAGGAAGGGTGCCATGTATGAGGAGGAGCTTGGCGGGCAGCGGGACCTGGTCCGAGCCATGAAGAGGCGGGTGCTGGAGCTGATTCA tgCCTGTCTCTCCATCCCTCTTTGTCTCCCTCTCCATTTCTGTGTCTCTTTCTGCTCCACTGTCTCTtgtctcttttggtttctttatGTGTATATCTCTGTGTga
- the RUFY4 gene encoding RUN and FYVE domain-containing protein 4 isoform X3 — MALWRQRGDTEPVHFVHSQDKLKTPLGKGRAFIRFCLAHGQLAESLQLCLLNPELTREWYGPRSPLVCPELQEDILDSLYALNEVTFDLDLQRPDLDGAWPMFSESRCSNFNWTQGRRPRKIKDSPKEISPTYGDPTGGHPEEPHTRQASSLQDAPREDRLAGLPRSQQHKHQPLFLEKKKEDPRRLGPPQSMWELEGEELQQNQEKGAPTTGIFLENSTPSIQGQGKGAKGTLKEVIGTEAEGRGVLLSAKGQRTIDGTYEGEAERSHIHRLLASSSKEMLGDAVSGSRQGGKVPSIPREFWVLQGLETKEGSTTEKPQEQIGVTTATRREEQAEMALQDMVKSLRHGLQKIKEQAQHQEQLLKEQEGELKALQEQLSRCQEERARLQAELEQKQREAERKGAMYEEELGGQRDLVRAMKRRVLELIQEKDNLWQKVQHLSSLGPGCCVVCNKIFGRLSRRYLCRLCGGLVCHACSVDFKKKECHCPPCSQRREAQVL; from the exons ATGGCCCTGTGGCGGCAGCGGGGGGACACGGAGCCAGTCCACTTTGTCCACTCACAGGACAAG TTGAAGACCCCGCTGGGAAAAGGCCGAGCCTTCATCCGCTTCTGTCTTGCCCACGGACAGCTGGCCGAGTCCCTGCAGCTCTGCCTCCTGAACCCAGAGCTAACCAG GGAGTGGTATGGCCCCCGGAGCCCTCTGGTGTGCCCTGAACTCCAGGAAGACATCCTGGATTCCCTCTATGCTCTCAACGAGGTGACCTTCGACTTGGACCTGCAACGGCCAGACTTGGATGGAGCCTGGCCCATGTTCTCAGA GTCCCGCTGCTCCAATTTCAACTGGACCCAGGGAAGAAGACCCAGAAAGATCAAAGATTCCCCTAAGGAG ATCTCACCCACATATGGAGACCCCACAGGAGGCCACCCAGAGGAGCCACATACCAGGCAAGCCAGTTCTCTGCAAGATGCACCCAGGGAAGACAGGTTGGCTGGACTCCCCAGGTCCCAGCAACACAAGCATCAGCCCCTctttttggaaaagaagaaagaagatccCAGGAGGCTTGGGCCTCCCCAGAGCATGTGGGAACTAGAGGGGGAGGAGCTTCAGCAAAACCAGGAGAAAGGAGCTCCAACGACAGGGATCTTCCTGGAGAACTCAACACCTAGCATCCAGGGACAGGGGAAGGGGGCCAAAGGGACTCTGAAGGAGGTGATAGGAACAGAGGCTGAGGGCAGGGGGGTTTTGCTGAGTGCAAAGGGCCAGAGAACAATAGATGGGACTTATGAAGGGGAAGCAGAGAGGAGTCATATCCATAGGCTGCTGGCCTCCAGCTCCAAAGAGATGTTAGGGGATGCAGTGTCAGGGAGCCGTCAGGGTGGGAAAGTGCCCAGCATCCCGAGGGAGTTCTGGGTCCTTCAGGGCCTGGAAACAAAGGAAGGCTCCACCACGGAGAAGCCCCAAGAGCAAATAGGAGTGACCACTGCAACCAGGAGGGAGGAACAAGCAGAGATGGCCTTGCAGGATATGGTCAAG AGTCTCAGACATGGGCTCCAGAAAATCAAGGAGCAGGCCCAGCACCAGGAACAGCTGCTGAAGGAGCAGGAAGGGGAGCTGAAGGCACTGCAGGAACAGCTCAGCAG GTGTCAGGAGGAGAGGGCCCGGCTGCAGGCGGAGCTGGAGCAGAAGCAACGGGAGGCCGAAAGGAAGGGTGCCATGTATGAGGAGGAGCTTGGCGGGCAGCGGGACCTGGTCCGAGCCATGAAGAGGCGGGTGCTGGAGCTGATTCA AGAGAAGGATAACCTGTGGCAGAAGGTCCAGCATCTCTCTTCCTTGGGCCCTGGATGCTGTGTTGTCTGTAACAAGATCTTTGGTCGGCTGTCTCGGCGGTATCTGTGCAG GCTCTGCGGAGGCCTGGTTTGCCATGCCTGCTCTGTGGATTTTAAGAAGAAGGAGTGCCACTGCCCACCCTGCTCCCAGAGGAGAGAAGCCCAGGTCCTCTGA
- the RUFY4 gene encoding RUN and FYVE domain-containing protein 4 isoform X4 — protein MAEEGAVFKMTSDLKAVISAILQGYARGRQPVTDASAELHRLCGCLEQLLQFDQKEQKSFLRPRKDYWDFLCMALWRQRGDTEPVHFVHSQDKLKTPLGKGRAFIRFCLAHGQLAESLQLCLLNPELTREWYGPRSPLVCPELQEDILDSLYALNEVTFDLDLQRPDLDGAWPMFSESRCSNFNWTQGRRPRKIKDSPKEISPTYGDPTGGHPEEPHTRQASSLQDAPREDRLAGLPRSQQHKHQPLFLEKKKEDPRRLGPPQSMWELEGEELQQNQEKGAPTTGIFLENSTPSIQGQGKGAKGTLKEVIGTEAEGRGVLLSAKGQRTIDGTYEGEAERSHIHRLLASSSKEMLGDAVSGSRQGGKVPSIPREFWVLQGLETKEGSTTEKPQEQIGVTTATRREEQAEMALQDMVKSLRHGLQKIKEQAQHQEQLLKEQEGELKALQEQLSRCFLVTISGDRSSKNPHFIDVAAKAQRPT, from the exons ATGGCAGAAGAAGGGGCTGTCTTCAAGATGACCAGTGACCTAAAGG CTGTCATCTCTGCCATCCTCCAGGGCTATGCGCGTGGGCGGCAGCCGGTGACAGACGCCAGTGCTGAACTGCACAGACTCTGTGGCTGCCTGGAGCAACTGCTGCAG TTTGACCAGAAAGAGCAGAAGAGCTTCCTGAGGCCTCGGAAGGATTACTGGGACTTCCTCTGCATGGCCCTGTGGCGGCAGCGGGGGGACACGGAGCCAGTCCACTTTGTCCACTCACAGGACAAG TTGAAGACCCCGCTGGGAAAAGGCCGAGCCTTCATCCGCTTCTGTCTTGCCCACGGACAGCTGGCCGAGTCCCTGCAGCTCTGCCTCCTGAACCCAGAGCTAACCAG GGAGTGGTATGGCCCCCGGAGCCCTCTGGTGTGCCCTGAACTCCAGGAAGACATCCTGGATTCCCTCTATGCTCTCAACGAGGTGACCTTCGACTTGGACCTGCAACGGCCAGACTTGGATGGAGCCTGGCCCATGTTCTCAGA GTCCCGCTGCTCCAATTTCAACTGGACCCAGGGAAGAAGACCCAGAAAGATCAAAGATTCCCCTAAGGAG ATCTCACCCACATATGGAGACCCCACAGGAGGCCACCCAGAGGAGCCACATACCAGGCAAGCCAGTTCTCTGCAAGATGCACCCAGGGAAGACAGGTTGGCTGGACTCCCCAGGTCCCAGCAACACAAGCATCAGCCCCTctttttggaaaagaagaaagaagatccCAGGAGGCTTGGGCCTCCCCAGAGCATGTGGGAACTAGAGGGGGAGGAGCTTCAGCAAAACCAGGAGAAAGGAGCTCCAACGACAGGGATCTTCCTGGAGAACTCAACACCTAGCATCCAGGGACAGGGGAAGGGGGCCAAAGGGACTCTGAAGGAGGTGATAGGAACAGAGGCTGAGGGCAGGGGGGTTTTGCTGAGTGCAAAGGGCCAGAGAACAATAGATGGGACTTATGAAGGGGAAGCAGAGAGGAGTCATATCCATAGGCTGCTGGCCTCCAGCTCCAAAGAGATGTTAGGGGATGCAGTGTCAGGGAGCCGTCAGGGTGGGAAAGTGCCCAGCATCCCGAGGGAGTTCTGGGTCCTTCAGGGCCTGGAAACAAAGGAAGGCTCCACCACGGAGAAGCCCCAAGAGCAAATAGGAGTGACCACTGCAACCAGGAGGGAGGAACAAGCAGAGATGGCCTTGCAGGATATGGTCAAG AGTCTCAGACATGGGCTCCAGAAAATCAAGGAGCAGGCCCAGCACCAGGAACAGCTGCTGAAGGAGCAGGAAGGGGAGCTGAAGGCACTGCAGGAACAGCTCAGCAG GTGCTTCCTGGTAACGATCTCAGGAGATCGGTCCTCCAAgaacccccattttatagatgtggcgGCTAAGGCTCAAAGACCCACCTAA
- the RUFY4 gene encoding RUN and FYVE domain-containing protein 4 isoform X1: MAEEGAVFKMTSDLKAVISAILQGYARGRQPVTDASAELHRLCGCLEQLLQFDQKEQKSFLRPRKDYWDFLCMALWRQRGDTEPVHFVHSQDKLKTPLGKGRAFIRFCLAHGQLAESLQLCLLNPELTREWYGPRSPLVCPELQEDILDSLYALNEVTFDLDLQRPDLDGAWPMFSESRCSNFNWTQGRRPRKIKDSPKEISPTYGDPTGGHPEEPHTRQASSLQDAPREDRLAGLPRSQQHKHQPLFLEKKKEDPRRLGPPQSMWELEGEELQQNQEKGAPTTGIFLENSTPSIQGQGKGAKGTLKEVIGTEAEGRGVLLSAKGQRTIDGTYEGEAERSHIHRLLASSSKEMLGDAVSGSRQGGKVPSIPREFWVLQGLETKEGSTTEKPQEQIGVTTATRREEQAEMALQDMVKSLRHGLQKIKEQAQHQEQLLKEQEGELKALQEQLSRCQEERARLQAELEQKQREAERKGAMYEEELGGQRDLVRAMKRRVLELIQEKDNLWQKVQHLSSLGPGCCVVCNKIFGRLSRRYLCRLCGGLVCHACSVDFKKKECHCPPCSQRREAQVL; this comes from the exons ATGGCAGAAGAAGGGGCTGTCTTCAAGATGACCAGTGACCTAAAGG CTGTCATCTCTGCCATCCTCCAGGGCTATGCGCGTGGGCGGCAGCCGGTGACAGACGCCAGTGCTGAACTGCACAGACTCTGTGGCTGCCTGGAGCAACTGCTGCAG TTTGACCAGAAAGAGCAGAAGAGCTTCCTGAGGCCTCGGAAGGATTACTGGGACTTCCTCTGCATGGCCCTGTGGCGGCAGCGGGGGGACACGGAGCCAGTCCACTTTGTCCACTCACAGGACAAG TTGAAGACCCCGCTGGGAAAAGGCCGAGCCTTCATCCGCTTCTGTCTTGCCCACGGACAGCTGGCCGAGTCCCTGCAGCTCTGCCTCCTGAACCCAGAGCTAACCAG GGAGTGGTATGGCCCCCGGAGCCCTCTGGTGTGCCCTGAACTCCAGGAAGACATCCTGGATTCCCTCTATGCTCTCAACGAGGTGACCTTCGACTTGGACCTGCAACGGCCAGACTTGGATGGAGCCTGGCCCATGTTCTCAGA GTCCCGCTGCTCCAATTTCAACTGGACCCAGGGAAGAAGACCCAGAAAGATCAAAGATTCCCCTAAGGAG ATCTCACCCACATATGGAGACCCCACAGGAGGCCACCCAGAGGAGCCACATACCAGGCAAGCCAGTTCTCTGCAAGATGCACCCAGGGAAGACAGGTTGGCTGGACTCCCCAGGTCCCAGCAACACAAGCATCAGCCCCTctttttggaaaagaagaaagaagatccCAGGAGGCTTGGGCCTCCCCAGAGCATGTGGGAACTAGAGGGGGAGGAGCTTCAGCAAAACCAGGAGAAAGGAGCTCCAACGACAGGGATCTTCCTGGAGAACTCAACACCTAGCATCCAGGGACAGGGGAAGGGGGCCAAAGGGACTCTGAAGGAGGTGATAGGAACAGAGGCTGAGGGCAGGGGGGTTTTGCTGAGTGCAAAGGGCCAGAGAACAATAGATGGGACTTATGAAGGGGAAGCAGAGAGGAGTCATATCCATAGGCTGCTGGCCTCCAGCTCCAAAGAGATGTTAGGGGATGCAGTGTCAGGGAGCCGTCAGGGTGGGAAAGTGCCCAGCATCCCGAGGGAGTTCTGGGTCCTTCAGGGCCTGGAAACAAAGGAAGGCTCCACCACGGAGAAGCCCCAAGAGCAAATAGGAGTGACCACTGCAACCAGGAGGGAGGAACAAGCAGAGATGGCCTTGCAGGATATGGTCAAG AGTCTCAGACATGGGCTCCAGAAAATCAAGGAGCAGGCCCAGCACCAGGAACAGCTGCTGAAGGAGCAGGAAGGGGAGCTGAAGGCACTGCAGGAACAGCTCAGCAG GTGTCAGGAGGAGAGGGCCCGGCTGCAGGCGGAGCTGGAGCAGAAGCAACGGGAGGCCGAAAGGAAGGGTGCCATGTATGAGGAGGAGCTTGGCGGGCAGCGGGACCTGGTCCGAGCCATGAAGAGGCGGGTGCTGGAGCTGATTCA AGAGAAGGATAACCTGTGGCAGAAGGTCCAGCATCTCTCTTCCTTGGGCCCTGGATGCTGTGTTGTCTGTAACAAGATCTTTGGTCGGCTGTCTCGGCGGTATCTGTGCAG GCTCTGCGGAGGCCTGGTTTGCCATGCCTGCTCTGTGGATTTTAAGAAGAAGGAGTGCCACTGCCCACCCTGCTCCCAGAGGAGAGAAGCCCAGGTCCTCTGA